One stretch of Anguilla anguilla isolate fAngAng1 chromosome 5, fAngAng1.pri, whole genome shotgun sequence DNA includes these proteins:
- the eif2ak3 gene encoding eukaryotic translation initiation factor 2-alpha kinase 3, with protein sequence MEKGFQFGNVSISLVLLLLLKALTGTSQTQGSVGREPATATALGSETAEDGPSVMERGLESVGAPVTGDVTVEDDENGAAGDGDEFSGQTDCDEGLKRSLVIISTLDGRISALDPNNHGRKQWDLDMGSGCLVSSSLSKQEVFGNKMIIPSLDGALFQWDRDRESMETVPFSVESLLESSYRIREDTVLVGGKSLTTYGLGAYSGKLRYICSAVGCSRWEEDESELEDVLLLQRTQKTVRAVRPRSGNEKWNFSVGHFELKFVPETQPGLNYLDGERASGEGRREARRDGQRVILEEEEQQPPRAETCDLVIKVSVPDWKVLAFSNKPGGQLVWEHQFCTPIASAWLVQGGKVTPISLFDDTSYTAHRESSTEDEEEIVEEARGATESSVYLGMFRGQLYLQSSVRISEKFPSKSKALNSRDSETDIIPLPTVKWKPLIHSPSRTPVLVGSEEFDKCLNNDKFSHEEYSNGALSVLQYPYDNGYYFPYSKHYRGRRAAAVSLLPGDGGGRELHRKDPVLLLSWWKEILSTIVFCIAATTYIVRKFFHPPGANVRQRKESETQCQTDSKLELMPEDPKEVVIMETQRSNEYVSRYLTDFEPVQCLGRGGFGVVFEARNKVDDCNYAIKRIRLPNRELAREKVMREVKALAKLEHPGIIRYFNAWQETPPEGWQEEMDQRWLKDTSTTDWPLSSPDHLEALSVKVPVSKLTPTSSSSVVGGAGAAGRDTTGGTMTGGTAEPSFAPMLSEVSSAGDKACSLEPPGGPAPPLQLDSFLSERDSQAELEASDSPHSFELYPPRGPGDSSSFDIVFEDSGCGDAASSDPPEAASPSTLTGGRASSASRSQTHDPCPAPGPAPGPSLSSSPPRPTSLSLAPCPCPAAPPPAAWPRPLASPKVYLYIQMQLCRKENLKDWMTQRSLPEQREHVECLGIFLQIAEAVHFLHSKGLMHRDLKPSNIFFTLDDVVKVGDFGLVTAMDQEEDEEEPSVLTPMPAYARHTGQVGTKLYMSPEQLSGNSYSHKVDIYSLGLILFELLHPFRTQMERVRTLTEVKNLQFPPVFARNNEQEVVMVSSMLSRSPGERPEALEITETPLLQELEVPCRFTLRQRSRTYSSSSAGRPARQSSQSGS encoded by the exons GTCTCTGGTGATCATCAGCACGCTGGACGGCCGCATCTCCGCGCTGGACCCCAATAATCACGGCCGCAAGCAGTGGGACCTGGACATGGGCTCCGGCTGTCTGGTGTCCTCCAGCCTCAGCAAGCAGGAG GTGTTTGGGAATAAGATGATCATCCCGTCGCTGGACGGGGCCCTGTTCCAGTGGGACAGGGACCGGGAGAGTATGGAGACCGTGCCTTTCAGTGTGGAGTCCCTGCTGGAGTCCTCCTACCGCATCCGGGAGGACACCGTGCTGGTGGGGGGCAAGTCCCTCACCACCTATGGCCTGGGGGCCTACAGCGGGAag CTGCGCTACATCTGCTCTGCGGTGGGCTGCAGCCGCTGGGAGGAGGACGAGTCCGAGCTGGAGgacgtgctgctgctgcagaggacCCAGAAGACCGTGCGTGCCGTCCGGCCCCGCAGCGGGAACGAGAA GTGGAACTTCAGCGTGGGCCACTTTGAGCTGAAGTTCGTGCCCGAGACGCAGCCGGGGCTGAACTACCTGGACGGGGAGCGGGCGAGCGGGGAGGGGCGTCGGGAGGCGCGCCGGGACGGCCAGCGGGTgatcctggaggaggaggagcagcagcccCCCCGCGCCGAGACCTGCGACCTGGTCATCAAGGTGTCTGTCCCTGACTGGAAGGTCCTGGCCTTCAGCAACAAGCCGGGGGGGCAGCTTGTGTGGGAGCACCAG TTCTGCACCCCCATTGCCTCTGCCTGGCTGGTGCAGGGGGGCAAGGTGACGCCCATCAGCCTGTTCGACGACACCTCCTACACCGCGCATCGCGAGTCCAGCaccgaggacgaggaggagatCGTGGAGGAGGCGCGGGGAGCCACCGAGTCCAGCGTGTACCTGG ggaTGTTCCGCGGGCAGCTCTACCTCCAGTCTTCCGTACGGATCTCTGAGAAGTTTCCCTCCAAGTCCAAAGCACTGAACAGCCGCGACTCCGAAACGGACATCATCCCCCTGCCCACCGTCAAATGGAAACCGCTTATCC ATTCTCCCTCCCGCACTCCCGTCCTGGTCGGCTCCGAAGAATTCGACAAATGTCTGAACAACGACAAGTTCTCCCACGAGGAGTACAGCAACGgagctctgtctgtgctgcagtaccCCTACG ataaCGGGTACTACTTCCCGTACAGTAAGCACTACCGGGgccggcgggcggcggcggtCAGCCTGTTGCCGGGCGACGGCGGTGGGCGAGAGCTGCACAGGAAGGACCCGGTCCTGCTGCTGTCCTGGTGGAAGGAGATCCTCAGCACCATCGTCTTCTGCATCGCCGCCACCACCTACATCGTCCGCAAGTTCTTCCACCCGCCGGGCGCCAACGTACGg CAACGCAAGGAGTCGGAGACTCAGTGCCAGACGGACAGCAAGCTGGAGCTGATGCCGGAGGACCCGAAGGAAGTGGTCATCATGGAGACGCAGAGAAGCAACGAATACGTGTCCAG GTACCTGACCGACTTCGAACCCGTGCAGTGCCTGGGGCGTGGCGGGTTTGGCGTGGTGTTTGAGGCGCGGAACAAAGTGGACGACTGCAACTACGCCATCAAGAGGATCCGCCTGCCAAACAG GGAGCTGGCCCGGGAGAAGGTGATGCGGGAGGTGAAGGCTCTGGCCAAGCTGGAGCACCCGGGCATCATCCGCTACTTCAACGCCTGGCAGGAGACCCCGCCCGAGGGCTGGCAGGAGGAGATGGACCAGCGCTGGCTCAAAGACACCAG CACCACAGACTGGCCGCTCAGCTCCCCTGACCACCTGGAGGCGCTGTCAGTGAAAGTGCCCGTCTCCAAACTCACGCCCACGAGCTCCTCGTCCGtggtgggcggggcgggcgcGGCGGGCAGGGACACGACAGGCGGCACCATGACAGGGGGCACCGCGGAGCCGTCCTTCGCCCCAATGTTGTCCGAGGTGTCCTCCGCGGGGGACAAGGCGTGCTCGTTGGAGCCCCCTGGTGGGCCGGCGCCGCCGCTGCAGCTGGACAGCTTCCTGTCGGAGCGGGACAGCCAGGCCGAGCTGGAGGCGTCCGACTCGCCCCACTCCTTCGAGCTGTACCCCCCGCGGGGGCCCGGCGACTCCTCCTCCTTCGACATCGTCTTTGAGGACTCGGGCTGCGGCGACGCCGCCTCGTCCGACCCCCCCGAGGCCGCCTCCCCCAGCACGCTGACGGGCGGCCGGGCCAGCTCCGCCTCCCGCTCCCAGACGCACgacccctgccccgcccccggccccgcccccggcccctccctgtcctcctccccgccccgccccacctcgcTCAGCCTGGCGCCCTGCCCGTGCccggcggccccgcccccggccgcctggccccgccccctggcctcGCCCAAGGTGTACCTGTACATCCAGATGCAGCTGTGCCGGAAGGAGAACCTGAAGGACTGGATGACCCAGCGCTCCCTGCCCGAGCAGCGGGAGCACGTCGAGTGCCTGGGCATCTTCCTGCAGATCGCCGAGGCCGTCCACTTCCTGCACAGCAAGGGCCTCATGCACCGCGACCTGAAG ccgTCCAACATCTTCTTCACGCTGGACGACGTGGTGAAGGTGGGCGACTTCGGCCTGGTCACGGCCATGGAccaggaggaggacgaggaggagccCAGCGTGCTCACGCCCATGCCCGCCTACGCCCGGCACACTGGCCAAGTGGGCACCAAGCTGTACATGAGCCCGGAGCAG CTGTCCGGGAACTCGTACTCCCACAAGGTGGACATCTACTCGCTGGGGCTGATCCTGTTCGAGCTGCTCCACCCCTTCCGCACGCAGATGGAGAGAGTTCGG ACGCTGACCGAGGTGAAAAACCTGCAGTTCCCTCCAGTCTTCGCCCGAAACAACGAGCAGGAG GTCGTCATGGTGAGCAGCATGCTGTCGCGCAGCCCCGGCGAGCGGCCCGAGGCGCTGGAGATCACCGAGACGCCGCTGCTCCAGGAGCTGGAGGTGCCCTGCCGCTTCACCCTGCGCCAGCGCTCCCGAACCTACAGCTCCTCGTCCGCGGGACGCCCCGCCCGCCAGTCCAGCCAGTCCGGGTCCTGa